From the genome of Geothrix sp. 21YS21S-4, one region includes:
- a CDS encoding protoheme IX farnesyltransferase, whose product MTVAAIPASKPHPLSTLLELTKLRISGASTFTAAAGYVACLRGVDAGLITTLIGILLLAMGSSALNEVQERRFDALMPRTAQRPIPRGDVSPAAATVFAVGLAIAGFIVLLAAHNLTSALLGALALGWYNGFYTPLKRVSAFAVVPGSLIGALPPAIGWTAAGGSATDPSILALAFVFFIWQVPHFWLLVGLHAEGYEKAGFPTLVSVFGRPRLSRLTFTWTCGTAAACGLLPLFRVLASRPAEIMLGLGAIWLIVGSIPLLRPGQDAPLYRRVFMNINLFALVLTAAVILDPFFSR is encoded by the coding sequence TTGACCGTCGCCGCGATCCCGGCCTCCAAGCCCCACCCCCTCTCCACCCTCCTGGAACTGACGAAGCTCCGCATCTCCGGCGCGTCCACCTTCACCGCGGCCGCGGGCTACGTCGCGTGCCTGCGGGGCGTGGACGCGGGGCTGATCACCACCCTGATCGGCATCCTGCTGCTGGCGATGGGATCGAGCGCCCTCAACGAGGTCCAGGAGCGCCGCTTCGACGCGCTGATGCCCCGCACCGCCCAGCGGCCGATTCCGCGGGGCGACGTGTCTCCCGCCGCGGCCACGGTGTTCGCCGTGGGGCTCGCCATCGCGGGTTTCATCGTCCTGCTCGCCGCCCACAACCTCACCTCCGCCCTTCTGGGAGCCCTGGCCCTCGGCTGGTACAACGGGTTCTACACGCCCCTCAAGCGGGTGAGCGCTTTCGCGGTGGTGCCCGGCTCGCTGATCGGCGCCCTGCCTCCGGCGATCGGCTGGACCGCCGCGGGCGGAAGCGCCACGGATCCCTCGATCCTGGCCCTCGCCTTCGTCTTCTTCATCTGGCAGGTGCCCCACTTCTGGCTGCTGGTGGGCCTCCACGCCGAGGGCTACGAGAAGGCCGGATTCCCCACCCTGGTCTCCGTCTTCGGCCGGCCCCGGCTGTCGCGGCTGACCTTCACCTGGACCTGCGGCACCGCCGCGGCCTGCGGGCTCCTCCCTCTGTTCCGGGTGCTCGCGTCCCGCCCCGCGGAGATCATGCTCGGCCTGGGCGCGATCTGGCTGATCGTGGGCTCGATCCCCCTTCTCCGGCCGGGCCAGGACGCGCCGCTCTATCGCCGCGTGTTCATGAACATCAACCTCTTCGCGCTGGTGCTCACCGCGGCGGTCATCCTGGACCCCTTCTTCAGCCGCTGA